One genomic window of Streptomyces sp. NBC_01498 includes the following:
- a CDS encoding aldo/keto reductase yields MTSLNTLGRSDLTVFPLALGGNVFGWTADLDQSFAVLDAYTAAGGNFVDTADSYSTWVEGNSGGESETVIGKWLKARGRRDDVVIATKVARHPDYRGLRGETIKAAADASLRRLDTDHIDLYYTHFDDDPTIPVEEIIGALDELVTAGKVRAIGASNISAERLQESLDFSDREGVARYVALQPNYSLVSRDTYQGPLQDVASRAGLAAVPYHALASGFLTGKYRPGVTVDSARAQGAGAHLGTERGVRVLTALDEVARAHDTEVATVALAWVAAQPTVTSTLASARTVEQLPALMAVADLELTEAELTLLTEASA; encoded by the coding sequence ATGACCTCTCTCAACACGCTGGGCCGGTCCGACCTGACGGTGTTCCCCCTCGCCCTCGGCGGGAACGTCTTCGGCTGGACCGCCGACCTCGACCAGTCCTTCGCCGTGCTCGACGCGTACACCGCGGCGGGCGGCAACTTCGTGGACACCGCCGACTCCTACTCGACCTGGGTGGAGGGCAACTCGGGCGGTGAGTCCGAAACCGTCATCGGCAAGTGGCTCAAGGCACGCGGGCGCCGCGACGACGTCGTGATCGCCACCAAGGTCGCCCGCCACCCCGACTACCGGGGCCTGCGCGGAGAGACCATCAAGGCCGCCGCCGACGCGTCCCTGCGCCGGCTGGACACCGACCACATCGACCTCTACTACACCCACTTCGACGACGACCCGACCATCCCGGTCGAGGAGATCATCGGCGCCCTGGACGAGTTGGTGACGGCGGGCAAGGTGCGGGCCATCGGTGCCTCCAACATCTCCGCCGAGCGCCTCCAGGAGTCCCTCGACTTCTCCGACCGCGAGGGTGTCGCCCGCTACGTCGCCCTCCAGCCGAACTACAGCCTCGTGTCCCGGGACACCTACCAGGGCCCGCTCCAGGACGTCGCCTCCCGCGCCGGACTGGCCGCCGTGCCTTACCACGCCCTGGCCTCGGGATTCCTGACCGGCAAGTACCGCCCCGGCGTGACGGTCGACAGCGCCCGCGCCCAGGGCGCGGGCGCGCACCTCGGAACGGAACGGGGTGTGCGCGTCCTCACCGCTCTGGACGAGGTGGCGCGGGCACACGACACCGAGGTCGCGACCGTGGCCCTGGCCTGGGTCGCCGCACAGCCGACCGTGACGTCCACCCTCGCGTCGGCCCGGACCGTGGAACA
- a CDS encoding 3'-5' exonuclease, giving the protein MNAAEHLLNVVDVGATCWEGQPPPGQASEIIGVGLTVVELRAGERLAKHRLLVRPARSTISPFRTELTGLTPTEVDGGLSFAEACRTLAARHRTGLLPWAGWGDYDRDRFTRQCRRTRAAYPFGHRHTNAKVAFTAAHALRGRPGMAQALKIADLPLEGRHHRGADDAWNIAALVLDLSGRGAWPGIADPDRC; this is encoded by the coding sequence ATGAACGCCGCCGAGCACCTGCTGAACGTGGTCGATGTCGGGGCGACCTGCTGGGAGGGGCAGCCGCCGCCCGGTCAGGCGAGCGAGATCATCGGGGTCGGGCTCACCGTGGTCGAGCTGCGCGCGGGCGAACGCCTCGCCAAGCACCGGCTGCTGGTAAGGCCCGCCCGGTCCACGATCAGCCCGTTCCGCACGGAGCTGACCGGGCTGACACCGACCGAGGTCGACGGAGGCCTCTCCTTCGCCGAGGCGTGCCGGACCCTGGCCGCGCGGCACCGGACGGGCCTGCTCCCTTGGGCCGGTTGGGGCGACTACGACCGCGACCGGTTCACCCGCCAGTGCCGGCGGACCCGCGCCGCGTACCCCTTCGGCCACCGTCACACCAACGCCAAGGTCGCCTTCACCGCCGCCCACGCCCTGCGGGGGCGCCCCGGTATGGCGCAGGCTTTGAAGATCGCCGATCTCCCCCTGGAGGGCCGCCACCACCGGGGCGCCGACGACGCCTGGAACATCGCCGCGCTCGTCCTGGATCTTTCGGGGCGCGGTGCCTGGCCCGGAATAGCTGATCCAGATCGTTGTTGA